One part of the Coffea eugenioides isolate CCC68of chromosome 10, Ceug_1.0, whole genome shotgun sequence genome encodes these proteins:
- the LOC113749852 gene encoding uncharacterized protein LOC113749852: protein MSIPRQEEPPNTTKRCKCLSATLKDAFSNCRTHHEESSDPSKRCKFRTSTLRDAFSDCHTFRGRLSSSTPEDDHLPYGDYDDEEIFVSAIISTYMESKISRNSGLTVDNFSWALSPETRELFVTPKPMHQKGNDDEPMDDYFSPHSRLSRCSTVSSMGAFASAKTAFTRSSSLGRIDFQDFWRRHSIIQELSHCQGWPFGLCRKALLLPPLPKSPSDSWLWRKSTGVIKIL from the exons ATGAGTATTCCTCGTCAAGAAGAACCACCAAATACAACCAAGAGATGCAAATGTCTTTCTGCCACCCTCAAGGATGCATTTTCCAACTGCCGCACCCACCATGAAGAGTCATCAGATCCCTCAAAAAGATGCAAATTTCGCACTTCAACTCTGAGGGATGCATTTTCTGACTGCCATACTTTTCGTGGAAGGCTTTCTTCCTCGACCCCAGAAGATGATCATCTTCCTTACGGTGACTATGATGATGAAGAA ATATTTGTCTCAGCCATCATAAGTACATACATGGAGTCCAAAATCAGCCGCAATTCCGGGCTTACAGTGGATAATTTCAGCTGGGCTTTATCTCCAGAAACCAGAGAACTCTTTGTTACTCCCAAGCCAATGCATCAAAAGGGCAATGATGATGAACCAATGGATGACTACTTCTCGCCCCATAGTCGTCTCTCTCGCTGTTCAACTGTTTCCAGCATGGGGGCATTTGCATCTGCTAAAACTGCATTTACCCGCAGCTCCAGCCTGGGCAGGATTGATTTCCAGGATTTCTGGAGACGCCACTCAATTATTCAGGAGCTGAGTCATTGCCAGGGCTGGCCATTCGGCCTCTGCAGAAAGGCCTTGCTGCTGCCTCCTCTACCTAAATCCCCTTCAGATTCTTGGTTATGGCGTAAATCTACTGGAGTCATCAAAATACTGTAA
- the LOC113749108 gene encoding succinate dehydrogenase subunit 5, mitochondrial, translating to MEKTMVLRSLYRAFCRGSLGISSSSSGSAAAVVAAVNHVRHLHLNRPSIPTSSSKPLASDFQNPFTMRIGNARYFSEDVAHTPDIKDSEIECAFKDLMATNWDELPPAVVHDVKKALSKGTDDKSSQEALANVFRAAEAVEEFTGILTSLKMAIDDSIGLSGEDVKPLPKEMADALETVHQRYVAYLGAFGPEEGYLKKKVETELGTKMIHLKMRCSGLHSEWGKVTVLGTSGLAGSYVEQRS from the exons atgGAGAAGACGATGGTGCTGAGATCATTATATCGGGCCTTTTGCCGCGGATCTCTGGGTATCTCCTCTTCCTCCAGCGGTAGCGCCGCTGCCGTCGTCGCCGCCGTGAACCACGTCCGCCACCTCCATCTTAATCGCCCTTCCATTCCGACGTCTTCTTCCAAACCACTCGCTTCTG ATTTTCAGAATCCTTTTACCATGAGAATTGGGAATGCTCGTTATTTTTCTGAAGATGTGGCTCATACACCTGACATAAAAGACTCAGAGATCGAATGTGCGTTTAAGGACTTAATGGCCACAAACTGGGATGAGCTTCCTCCAGCAGTTGTCCATGATGTGAAGAAAGCACTGTCTAAAGGAACTGATGACAAATCTAGTCAGGAGGCATTGGCCAATGTGTTTCGTGCAGCAGAGGCGGTTGAGGAGTTCACTGGGATTCTTACTTCATTGAAGATGGCAATTGATGATAGCATTGGGCTAAGTGGTGAG GATGTGAAGCCATTGCCAAAAGAAATGGCTGATGCACTAGAAACTGTCCACCAGCGCTATGTTGCATATTTGGGCGCATTTGGTCCAGAAGAGGGCTATCTAAAAAAGAAAGTTGAGACTGAGTTAGGTACAAAAATGATACACCTAAAGATGAGGTGCAGTGGCCTTCATTCAGAGTGGGGAAAG GTCACAGTTCTTGGGACTTCTGGACTTGCTGGTTCTTATGTTGAACAAAGATCTTAA
- the LOC113749620 gene encoding LOW QUALITY PROTEIN: probable carboxylesterase 2 (The sequence of the model RefSeq protein was modified relative to this genomic sequence to represent the inferred CDS: inserted 2 bases in 1 codon), with amino-acid sequence MGSYNSEIADEVPPYLRVYKDGTVERLLGTEITPAAFDSKTGVSSKDIIVIPEAGVTARLYRPNLVTKTQRLPLLVYFHGGAFCISSPSDPKYHNCLNLLVAEAKIIAVSVDYRLVPEHPLPAAYEDSWAVLKWVASHISGEGSEDWLRECVDFSKVFLAGDSAGANLSHHMAIRAGYADPPRIGGLKLRGTIMIHPYFWGEDPIGIEAKDPVRKGMVDKWWQFVCPSGKGCDDPLINPFVDGGAESLSRLACDFIIIFVAQSDRLSSLXEQEQGKAEMVETPGEDHVFHIFNPYSDKARMLIKRCASFINQV; translated from the exons ATGGGCTCATACAATTCGGAAATAGCTGACGAAGTTCCCCCCTACCTAAGGGTCTACAAAGATGGAACCGTGGAAAGACTCTTGGGCACTGAAATCACACCAGCAGCCTTCGACTCAAAAACTGGCGTTTCATCCAAAGACATCATAGTCATCCCAGAAGCCGGTGTAACCGCGAGGTTGTATCGTCCAAATCTGGTTACCAAAACCCAGAGACTCCCTCTACTCGTTTACTTTCACGGGGGAGCATTTTGCATATCATCTCCCTCTGATCCAAAATACCACAATTGTCTCAACCTGCTGGTGGCAGAGGCTAAAATTATTGCTGTTTCTGTGGACTACAGACTTGTCCCGGAGCACCCGCTTCCTGCAGCCTATGAAGACTCTTGGGCAGTGCTAAAATGGGTTGCCTCACATATTTCTGGTGAAGGCTCTGAAGATTGGCTAAGGGAGTGCGTTGACTTCAGCAAAGTGTTCCTAGCAGGGGACAGTGCAGGGGCCAATCTTTCGCACCACATGGCAATTCGGGCTGGCTATGCTGACCCCCCTAGGATTGGGGGACTTAAGTTGAGAGGAACTATTATGATACATCCATATTTCTGGGGCGAAGATCCAATTGGGATAGAGGCTAAAGATCCGGTGAGAAAAGGCATGGTTGATAAATGGTGGCAATTTGTTTGTCCATCTGGTAAAGGCTGTGATGATCCTTTGATTAATCCATTTGTAGATGGCGGTGCTGAAAGTCTCTCAAGATTGGCTTGTGATTTTATCATCATATTTGTTGCACAAAGCGATAGGCTGAGTTCGCT AGAGCAAGAGCAAGGCAAGGCAGAGATGGTGGAGACACCAGGGGAGGATCATGTTTTCCATATATTTAATCCCTATTCAGATAAAGCTCGCATGCTGATTAAGCGCTGTGCTTCATTCATAAATCAGGTATAA
- the LOC113749206 gene encoding 26S proteasome non-ATPase regulatory subunit 14 homolog, protein MSGMERLQRMFAGAGGALGHPPPDSPTLDSSEQVYISSLALLKMLKHGRAGVPMEVMGLMLGDFVDEYTVRVVDVFAMPQSGTGVSVEAVDHVFQTNMLDMLKQTGRPEMVVGWYHSHPGFGCWLSGVDINTQQSFEALNQRAVAVVVDPIQSVKGKVVIDAFRLINPQTMMLGQEPRQTTSNLGHLNKPSIQALIHGLNRHYYSIAINYRKNELEEKMLLNLHKKKWTDGLTLQRFDTHSKTNEQTVQEMLNLAIKYNKAVQEEDELPPEKLAIANVGRQDAKKHLEEHVSNLMSSNIIQTLGTMLDTVGF, encoded by the exons ATGTCGGGAATGGAAAGACTGCAAAGAATGTTCGCCGGCGCCGGGGGCGCTTTAGGCCACCCTCCACCGGACTCTCCGACTCTGGATTCATCGGAGCAAGTCTACATCTCATCTCTCGCCCTTCTCAAGATGCTGAAACACG GGAGAGCTGGGGTACCAATGGAAGTGATGGGGCTGATGCTTGGGGATTTTGTGGATGAGTATACTGTGCGTGTTGTTGATGTGTTTGCGATGCCGCAGAGTGGTACTGGAGTGAGTGTTGAGGCTGTGGATCATGTTTTCCAGACCAATATGCTTGATATGCTCAAGCAAACTGGCAG GCCAGAAATGGTGGTTGGTTGGTATCATTCGCATcctggatttggatgttggctTTCTGGTGTGGACATCAATACTCAACAG AGTTTTGAAGCTTTAAATCAAAGAGCTGTGGCAGTTGTGGTAGATCCAATTCAGAGTGTTAAAGGAAAGGTGGTAATTGATGCATTTCGGTTGATTAATCCTCAGACTATGATGCTCGGGCAAGAGCCACGGCAGACAACATCCAACCTTGGTCATCTaaacaaaccatcaatccag GCATTGATCCATGGTTTGAATAGGCATTATTACTCAATAGCAATCAACTACAGAAAGAATGAACTTGAGGAGAAAATGCTACTTAATCTTCACAAAAAGAAATGGACTGATGGGTTGACACTCCAGAGGTTTGACACACATTCTAAAACCAACGAGCAAACAGTTCAG GAAATGCTAAACTTGGCCatcaaatacaataaagcagTTCAAGAGGAGGATGAGCTGCCACCAGAGAAGTTGGCAATTGCAAATGTGGGAAGGCAAGATGCCAAGAAGCATCTCGAAGAGCACGTTTCTAACTTGATGTCATCAAACATTATTCAGACCTTGGGAACAATGCTTGATACAGTTGGCTTTTAA
- the LOC113749968 gene encoding patatin-like protein 2, protein MESPRSFLQPPTYGNSITILSIDGGGIRGIIPGVILGFLESELQKLDGEDARLADYFDVISGTSTGGLVTAMLAAPNDKNRPLFAAKEIKDFYLDNCPQIFPQETHLMLGQAEKLIKAVTGPKYDGKYLHNLLKQKLGETKLHQTLTNVVIPTFDIKLLQPTIFSSYALKHHPSLDALLRDICIGTSAAPTYLPAHKFQTEDSDGSVKEFNLIDGGVAANNPALVAMNHVTKEVSQGNSDFFSIRSQEYTRFIVLSLGTGTAKEEGKYDAEQAAKWGILGWLTSGGSTPLVDVFSQASSDMVDFHLSTIFQTLQSEENYLRIQDDTLTGDLASVDVATEENLQNLVKVGENLLKKPVSRINLQTGVFQPLNKGTNEEALKRLAETLSKEKRLRDLRSPTSHVPKRQK, encoded by the exons ATGGAAAGCCCCAGATCATTTCTACAGCCACCAACCTATGGAAATAGCATCACCATCTTAAGCATTGATGGCGGAGGGATCAGAGGAATTATCCCTGGAGTAATCCTTGGATTTTTAGAGTCTGAGCTTCAG AAATTGGATGGTGAAGATGCGAGACTCGCTGACTACTTTGATGTGATATCGGGCACCAGCACTGGTGGTCTTGTGACTGCAATGCTTGCCGCTCCAAATGACAAGAATCGGCCTCTCTTTGCTGCCAAAGAGATCAAGGACTTTTACCTTGACAATTGCCCTCAAATCTTCCCGCAAGAAAC ACACTTAATGCTGGGACAAGCTGAAAAGCTAATTAAAGCCGTGACTGGACCCAAATATGATGGCAAATATCTCCATAATCTGCTCAAGCAAAAGCTGGGTGAGACCAAGTTGCACCAAACACTGACTAATGTTGTCATCCCTACTTTCGACATCAAATTGCTCCAGCCCACCATCTTTTCCAGCTATGCA TTGAAGCACCATCCAAGCCTAGACGCCTTATTGAGAGATATATGCATAGGAACTTCAGCTGCTCCCACTTATCTTCCTGCCCATAAATTCCAAACTGAAGATTCTGATGGTAGCGTCAAAGAATTTAACCTTATCGATGGTGGCGTGGCTGCTAACAATCCG GCTTTAGTTGCAATGAACCATGTGACTAAGGAGGTTAGCCAAGGAAATTCCGACTTCTTCTCGATTAGATCACAGGAATATACTCGCTTCATTGTTCTATCCTTGGGAACTGGTACAGCGAAAGAGGAAGGAAAGTATGATGCAGAGCAAGCAGCGAAATGGGGAATTCTGGGTTGGCTCACAAGTGGTGGTTCAACTCCGCTAGTGGATGTATTCTCTCAAGCAAGTAGCGATATGGTTGACTTTCACCTTTCTACTATTTTCCAAACACTGCAGTCTGAAGAAAATTATTTACGAATTCAG GATGACACATTAACAGGAGACTTGGCTTCCGTGGATGTTGCAACGGAGGAAAATCTACAGAATCTTGTCAAAGTTGGGGAGAATTTGTTGAAGAAGCCAGTTTCGAGGATTAATTTGCAGACTGGTGTTTTTCAGCCTCTGAATAAAGGCACAAATGAGGAGGCTCTCAAAAG GCTGGCCGAGACACTCTCCAAGGAGAAGCGGCTTCGGGATCTGAGATCACCGACTTCGCATGTGCCAAAGCGCCAGAAATGA
- the LOC113750231 gene encoding patatin-like protein 2 has translation MATTVSALKPQSYGNCVTILSIDGGGIRGIIPGVILGYLETELQKLDGSDVRLADYFDVIAGTSTGGLVTAMLTAPNEKKRPLYAAKDIKDFYLEECPKIFPQSNHLFSGVENVVKSMTGPSYDGKYLHSMLREKLGQTRLHDTLTNVVIPAFDVKLFQPAIFSSYAMKHFSSLDALLSDICISTSAAPTYLPAHKFETKEPDGSTREFHMIDGGMAANNPTLVAMGQVTREISRGNPDFASVGSSDYSRFIVLSLGTGTTKAGGFDAEDVAKWGLLSWLTNANTTPIIDIYTQASGDIVDLHLSTIFQTMQCEEHYLRIQDDTLSGDLGSVDLATKENLENLVKVGENLLKKPLSRTNLQSGASESVNKGTNEEALKRLAAALSDERRLRLSNKSKK, from the exons ATGGCAACCACCGTATCAGCTTTGAAGCCTCAATCTTATGGAAATTGTGTGACCATCCTAAGCATTGATGGTGGAGGGATCAGAGGAATCATCCCCGGAGTAATCCTTGGATATTTAGAGACTGAGCTTCAG AAATTGGATGGTTCGGATGTAAGACTTGCTGACTACTTTGATGTGATTGCCGGCACAAGCACTGGTGGCCTTGTGACTGCCATGCTTACAGCTCCAAATGAGAAGAAAAGACCTCTTTATGCTGCGAAAGATATCAAGGACTTCTACCTTGAGGAGTGTCCCAAAATCTTCCCTCAATCAAA TCATCTATTCAGTGGAGTCGAAAACGTGGTGAAATCAATGACAGGACCCAGCTATGACGGGAAATATCTCCATAGCATGCTCCGGGAAAAGCTTGGCCAGACCAGATTGCACGATACATTGACTAATGTTGTCATCCCAGCTTTCGACGTCAAACTATTCCAGCCCGCCATCTTCTCCAGCTATGCA ATGAAGCACTTTTCAAGTTTGGACGCCTTGCTCAGCGATATATGCATATCAACTTCGGCTGCTCCTACTTATCTTCCTGCCCACAAATTCGAAACTAAGGAACCTGATGGCAGCACAAGAGAATTTCACATGATCGATGGTGGCATGGCGGCCAACAATCCG ACCTTAGTTGCTATGGGCCAAGTGACTAGGGAGATTAGTCGAGGAAATCCCGACTTCGCCTCTGTCGGTTCATCGGATTATAGTCGCTTCATTGTTCTGTCCTTGGGAACGGGTACTACAAAAGCGGGAGGGTTTGATGCTGAGGATGTTGCCAAGTGGGGACTTTTGTCTTGGCTGACAAATGCTAATACAACTCCTATAATAGATATATACACTCAAGCAAGTGGGGATATCGTTGATCTTCATCTTTCCACTATTTTTCAAACTATGCAGTGCGAAGAACATTATCTGCGAATTCAG GATGACACGTTATCTGGAGATCTGGGTTCTGTGGATCTTGCCACAAAGGAAAATTTAGAGAATCTTGTCAAAGTTGGGGAGAATTTGTTGAAGAAACCACTTTCTAGGACTAATTTGCAGAGTGGTGCTAGTGAGTCCGTGAACAAGGGCACAAACGAGGAGGCTCTCAAAAG GTTGGCAGCAGCACTCTCTGACGAGAGGCGCCTTCGTCTTTCGAACAAGTCCAAAAAATGA